In one Notolabrus celidotus isolate fNotCel1 chromosome 1, fNotCel1.pri, whole genome shotgun sequence genomic region, the following are encoded:
- the LOC117819794 gene encoding G2/M phase-specific E3 ubiquitin-protein ligase-like isoform X1 gives MTLPTAAPVRRECAPRYQAQRFSSWTSGTRKKSLYRFCEGLKTLGVLDQIRRHPDSFRPLFCYEPNTLTADQVDDLFSIRLSPEGSNKRAAEEMVVAFWRDYLQDAEEEEGPSKLEKILAFTTGASVVPPIGFSPTPSVQFIHKGDDGFSTSMFPLANTCVNCIKLPLHVSYQLFKEKFDFALGNTYGFGRA, from the exons atgACATTGCCCACTGCAGCTCCAGTCCGGAGAGAGTGTGCGCCGCGTTATCAAGCGCAACGCTTCAGCTCTTGGACATCAGGCACAAGGAAGAAAAG TTTGTACAGGTTCTGTGAAGGACTGAAAACTCTTGGGGTTCTGGACCAAATACGACGACATCCAGACAGCTTTCGACCCCTGTTCTGCTATGAGCCGAACACACTGACTGCTGACCAGGTGGATGATCTTTTCAGCATTCGTCTCTCTCCAGAAGGGAGCAACAAGAGAGCTGCTGAGGAGATGGTTGTTGCTTTCTGGAGGGACTATCTCCAAGATGCAGAAG aagaagaagggccATCCAAACTAGAGAAGATATTGGCCTTCACAACTGGAGCATCTGTGGTACCACCTATCGGCTTTTCCCCAACTCCTTCTGTCCAGTTCATTCACAAAGGAGATGATGGCTTCTCTACATCAATGTTCCCTCTTGCCAACACATGTGTTAACTGCATCAAGTTGCCACTACATGTGTCTTACCAACTGTTCAAGGAAAAGTTTGACTTTGCATTAGGAAACACATATGGGTTTGGCAGGGCATGA
- the LOC117819794 gene encoding G2/M phase-specific E3 ubiquitin-protein ligase-like isoform X2 produces MTLPTAAPVRRECAPRYQAQRFSSWTSGTRKKRFCEGLKTLGVLDQIRRHPDSFRPLFCYEPNTLTADQVDDLFSIRLSPEGSNKRAAEEMVVAFWRDYLQDAEEEEGPSKLEKILAFTTGASVVPPIGFSPTPSVQFIHKGDDGFSTSMFPLANTCVNCIKLPLHVSYQLFKEKFDFALGNTYGFGRA; encoded by the exons atgACATTGCCCACTGCAGCTCCAGTCCGGAGAGAGTGTGCGCCGCGTTATCAAGCGCAACGCTTCAGCTCTTGGACATCAGGCACAAGGAAGAAAAG GTTCTGTGAAGGACTGAAAACTCTTGGGGTTCTGGACCAAATACGACGACATCCAGACAGCTTTCGACCCCTGTTCTGCTATGAGCCGAACACACTGACTGCTGACCAGGTGGATGATCTTTTCAGCATTCGTCTCTCTCCAGAAGGGAGCAACAAGAGAGCTGCTGAGGAGATGGTTGTTGCTTTCTGGAGGGACTATCTCCAAGATGCAGAAG aagaagaagggccATCCAAACTAGAGAAGATATTGGCCTTCACAACTGGAGCATCTGTGGTACCACCTATCGGCTTTTCCCCAACTCCTTCTGTCCAGTTCATTCACAAAGGAGATGATGGCTTCTCTACATCAATGTTCCCTCTTGCCAACACATGTGTTAACTGCATCAAGTTGCCACTACATGTGTCTTACCAACTGTTCAAGGAAAAGTTTGACTTTGCATTAGGAAACACATATGGGTTTGGCAGGGCATGA
- the LOC117819794 gene encoding G2/M phase-specific E3 ubiquitin-protein ligase-like isoform X4: protein MDLLVQDIVMFQVIHRVQGPFQRFCEGLKTLGVLDQIRRHPDSFRPLFCYEPNTLTADQVDDLFSIRLSPEGSNKRAAEEMVVAFWRDYLQDAEEEEGPSKLEKILAFTTGASVVPPIGFSPTPSVQFIHKGDDGFSTSMFPLANTCVNCIKLPLHVSYQLFKEKFDFALGNTYGFGRA, encoded by the exons ATGGATCTACTGGTACAGGACATTGTCATGTTTCAGGTCATCCACAGGGTTCAAGGTCCATTTCAAAG GTTCTGTGAAGGACTGAAAACTCTTGGGGTTCTGGACCAAATACGACGACATCCAGACAGCTTTCGACCCCTGTTCTGCTATGAGCCGAACACACTGACTGCTGACCAGGTGGATGATCTTTTCAGCATTCGTCTCTCTCCAGAAGGGAGCAACAAGAGAGCTGCTGAGGAGATGGTTGTTGCTTTCTGGAGGGACTATCTCCAAGATGCAGAAG aagaagaagggccATCCAAACTAGAGAAGATATTGGCCTTCACAACTGGAGCATCTGTGGTACCACCTATCGGCTTTTCCCCAACTCCTTCTGTCCAGTTCATTCACAAAGGAGATGATGGCTTCTCTACATCAATGTTCCCTCTTGCCAACACATGTGTTAACTGCATCAAGTTGCCACTACATGTGTCTTACCAACTGTTCAAGGAAAAGTTTGACTTTGCATTAGGAAACACATATGGGTTTGGCAGGGCATGA
- the LOC117819794 gene encoding G2/M phase-specific E3 ubiquitin-protein ligase-like isoform X3 — protein MDLLVQDIVMFQVIHRVQGPFQSLYRFCEGLKTLGVLDQIRRHPDSFRPLFCYEPNTLTADQVDDLFSIRLSPEGSNKRAAEEMVVAFWRDYLQDAEEEEGPSKLEKILAFTTGASVVPPIGFSPTPSVQFIHKGDDGFSTSMFPLANTCVNCIKLPLHVSYQLFKEKFDFALGNTYGFGRA, from the exons ATGGATCTACTGGTACAGGACATTGTCATGTTTCAGGTCATCCACAGGGTTCAAGGTCCATTTCAAAG TTTGTACAGGTTCTGTGAAGGACTGAAAACTCTTGGGGTTCTGGACCAAATACGACGACATCCAGACAGCTTTCGACCCCTGTTCTGCTATGAGCCGAACACACTGACTGCTGACCAGGTGGATGATCTTTTCAGCATTCGTCTCTCTCCAGAAGGGAGCAACAAGAGAGCTGCTGAGGAGATGGTTGTTGCTTTCTGGAGGGACTATCTCCAAGATGCAGAAG aagaagaagggccATCCAAACTAGAGAAGATATTGGCCTTCACAACTGGAGCATCTGTGGTACCACCTATCGGCTTTTCCCCAACTCCTTCTGTCCAGTTCATTCACAAAGGAGATGATGGCTTCTCTACATCAATGTTCCCTCTTGCCAACACATGTGTTAACTGCATCAAGTTGCCACTACATGTGTCTTACCAACTGTTCAAGGAAAAGTTTGACTTTGCATTAGGAAACACATATGGGTTTGGCAGGGCATGA